One genomic region from Cetobacterium sp. 8H encodes:
- a CDS encoding TIM barrel protein — translation MISFSFVPKEGEKNIFFESFKRLKKVGISGIETIVGDHLPLEEYEDYPIEGVHLLYYPTWLEFWRGEKEKVREDFYNDEGILTYYRSFDKNILIETFKNQFEQAKKLNVKYMVFHVSHVRPKDIFTMEFDYNSEEVLKECLVILNEVFKGDGPLLLFENLPWPGLTLKNYEETKMFLDGVDYKNKGLLLDLSHIICTEKTVDSFQSADKFILNSLDGLKELKNEIYGIHVNGIKFEKYLERNFSKNISEWEQGDRRDKFMIEWEHMKNVDPHLVYMGDLKKIVEALPSLKHITFELNFKSLNHLEEVVAEQMSYLK, via the coding sequence ATGATAAGTTTTAGTTTTGTTCCTAAAGAGGGAGAGAAAAATATTTTTTTTGAAAGTTTTAAAAGGTTAAAAAAAGTAGGGATTTCAGGGATAGAAACTATAGTTGGAGATCATCTTCCATTAGAAGAATATGAAGATTACCCTATAGAAGGGGTTCATCTTTTATATTACCCAACTTGGTTAGAGTTTTGGAGAGGGGAAAAAGAAAAAGTGAGAGAAGATTTTTATAATGATGAAGGGATACTTACATATTATAGATCTTTTGATAAAAATATATTAATTGAAACTTTTAAAAATCAATTTGAACAAGCAAAAAAATTAAATGTGAAATATATGGTTTTTCATGTCTCACATGTTCGACCTAAAGATATATTTACTATGGAATTTGATTATAATTCAGAAGAGGTTTTAAAAGAGTGCCTAGTTATATTGAATGAAGTGTTTAAAGGAGATGGACCACTTCTTTTATTTGAAAATTTACCTTGGCCAGGATTAACTTTAAAAAATTATGAAGAAACTAAAATGTTTTTGGATGGAGTGGATTATAAAAATAAAGGCTTATTACTAGATCTCTCACATATAATATGCACAGAAAAAACAGTGGACAGTTTTCAGAGTGCAGACAAATTTATCTTAAATAGTTTGGATGGATTAAAAGAGTTGAAAAATGAAATATATGGAATTCATGTGAATGGAATAAAATTTGAAAAATATTTAGAGAGAAATTTTTCAAAAAATATTTCAGAGTGGGAACAAGGTGACAGAAGAGATAAGTTTATGATCGAGTGGGAACATATGAAAAATGTAGATCCGCATCTTGTCTATATGGGAGATTTAAAAAAAATAGTAGAAGCATTGCCAAGTTTAAAACATATAACGTTTGAACTTAACTTTAAATCTTTAAATCATTTAGAAGAAGTAGTAGCTGAACAGATGAGTTATTTGAAATAA